Genomic DNA from Corynebacterium diphtheriae:
TGCCGGCTGGGAATTTGACGCTGTGTTCGGAGAGGTTGGCGATGCAGAGTTTGATTTCGCCGGTGTATCCGTGGTCGATGATTCCGATGTTGTTTGCGAGCGTTAGGCCGTAGTTAAAGGCCATTCCTGACCTGATGTGAACTTCGCCAACGTAGCCGTAGGGGATATTGACGGAAAGGCCTGTGGTGACTGTTCGGATTGCGCCGCTTGGGATGGTGATTGGGGTATCGGTGTGGAGGTCTAGGCCGGCGTCGCCTCGGTATGCGCGTGCTGGGGGTAGGGCGTTTTTGGTGAGTCGTTTGTAGTGGAGTTCTTGCATGTTATTGGCCTTTTTTGAGCAGTTGGGTGAGTGTTTCGACAGTCATGGTGGCGTATTGTTCGGCTGGGTTGGCTTTGCCGTGGCGTTTGTGGATGACGATTGGGTAGGGGGATTCGTCGTTGGCGGCTTCGATTTCGACTTCTTTTATCCAGCCTGCAAGTGTTGTGCGGGTGGTGTTTTTGCATTCGATAGTGACGCGTTCGCCGTGGTATCGGACGCCCCCGATGTCGCCCTTATCTGTGGCGCCGGTTTTGACGCGGCGGTCTATGCGGTCGTCGATGTGGTGGGCGAGGTAGTCGGCGATGATTCTTTCGAATTGTGAGCCTGCTTTTCGCGCTGATGATCGTGTGCGTGCCATTGGTGGTACCTCGTTGCGCTGTAGTTTTGCGGTGCCAGGGCGGGGTATGGTGCGCCCTAGCACCGGTTTGTTGGTGCATGACTTACATGCTTTGGCACAGGGTACGGTGTGTGCCTTGTGCCCGTAGCCGGATTTGAACCGGCGTGCGGTGACTCTTCCAATTGAGCTGTACGGGCGTGTGAGTGGTGCAGGCTTGGCTAGGGAGACAGGTTTACTGCCGGGAACTATCCCATGATGGCGGCCTTTGCAGGGAAGTAGACGTGACCCGCGTTCACACCACTACGTGCCCCTAGCAGGATTTGAACCTGCAACCCACTGATTAAAAGTCAGTTGCTCTGCCAGTTGAGCTATAGGGGCTTTGTGGACTTAAAGCACCATCCACGGGTGTTATTTGCTGAGTTCTAGGACTTTCCGTCGGATTAATTCCGCATTTTCTAATAGCGATTCGCGTACTTCTGGAAGATGGTGGAGTGCAGTGTCTTTAGCAGCACTGCGAAGCCCGTATTCGACGAGTTTGAGGCGCTCACCGTCCATGAATCGTTGTTGTTTACCCATTGTCGATGGTTCCTAATGCTTCGATGTTGCGGTAGTTGATGAATCCACCGTCGGCGCGTTTGATGCTTTGCGGGAGGATGGCTTTACCGATTTTGCTGATTCGCCCGGTGGTTTCTTTGATGTGGGTTGCTCCGGAGAGGATTGCTTTTGTGACTGTGTCACTGTCGAAGGTTTTTCCGTCGATGTCTGCGAGTGTGACTGTGGGGAGGAATGGGTATCGACCTGTGAGGGGTTTCTTTCCGTCGGCGTGGGTGGTGGTGCGTTCGGTGACGGGGCGGGGGAGTTCGGAGCTAATGATGCGTGTTGCTTTTTCGAGTTCTTGTAGAGCTGTTTTTAGCGCACTATGTGTGGTCGCGCTGAGTGGGGTGCTTTGGCGCACCATGTTGAGGTGGGTGTGTAAGCGTCGGATGTGTGCGAGGGCTTCTTTTTTGGTGATGTTCATCTTGCACCTTGGGTGGTGGTTGGGATGTCGTTGATCCATGTGGGTGGTGCTGTGACGATGAGTGCGAGGGCGAATCCTGCGATGATTCCGATTGCGAGCCCTGCCCACCAGAGGCGGAGTCGGCGTTCAGCGATTTCTTTCCATGTCATGATTGTTCCTTGATGGGTTGTGTGAGTGGGATGATTTTTCTTGCGAATATCCGCTGGTAGATGCGTGTTATTGTTCTCATTTTTCTTTTGTTTGGGGGCGGGTTGTGCCATGCCTAGGGCTTGCACCTAGGGAGTTGCTGGTTCATGGCGTGTGTTTTTCGTGCCCTCTTATGCGGTGTTTCCTCACCCCTAGGCTGTGGTGCGGTGGGGTGGTTTCAGCCTGTCGGCACTAATGGTCAAGGCGATCTGTGACACACGCTCGCATTAGTAAGTAGTTCCGCTGGGACACGTCCCCACTACCGTTCTCTGTGGGGTTGGGCTCTCTTTTGAGTTATCAAACAGCACGTTTAGGTTGTGGTTCACAACCATGTTTTTATCGCCTAACAGTTGCTAAATTTTTTGCAACACCTGCTGACAAAAAGGACACTACCCAATATTTGCGGTAGTGTCAAACTCTGCTGTTAACCTGCGGAAAACCTTGATAACGCACTCTCTGAGGTGGGCAACTCTTCCGCTAGTTCACGGTTCGTAACGCCACGAAGTTTTGCAGTTTTCAACGCCTTTTTTGCGACACTCCGCTTCTCCGCGAGAACATCACGAGCGGCGTAATACTCCCGCATCGCAACAAGTGCAGCCTCTTTCAAATCATCTTTTCTCATAGCGGAATCATAACCCGATCACCACGGCGGGTTATCACCACCAAGAGGCGCCGGATTATTCCACCCGTCACCACCCTGAGACTGGCCACCAGACTGGGATTGTGACCCCTGCTCACCAAAACCACCGGTCGACGGCTGGGAACCAAACCCATTCCCACCAGAATTACGCTCATTCCGCATGACACTCGCAGATGCGTAACGCAACGATGGGCCAACCTCATCGGCTTCTAGCTCCATCACAGTGCGCTTTTCACCCTCACGGGTTTCATATGAGCGTTGACGCAAACGCCCGGTGACGA
This window encodes:
- the dut gene encoding dUTP diphosphatase, translated to MQELHYKRLTKNALPPARAYRGDAGLDLHTDTPITIPSGAIRTVTTGLSVNIPYGYVGEVHIRSGMAFNYGLTLANNIGIIDHGYTGEIKLCIANLSEHSVKFPAGTRIAQLIIKKIELPYPVEIDTMPETERGDGGFGSTGH
- a CDS encoding single-stranded DNA-binding protein — translated: MAQGEVNVTIVGNLVADPELRFTPNGVAVTSFRVASTPKKYDSQSNQWVDGDAVFLQCNIWRQAAENVAESLTKGMRVIVTGRLRQRSYETREGEKRTVMELEADEVGPSLRYASASVMRNERNSGGNGFGSQPSTGGFGEQGSQSQSGGQSQGGDGWNNPAPLGGDNPPW